TTACCTCAATGCCCATTTTAGCACGGTTCAGCACATCAGCCCAAGTCCCGATGACACGGCCTTGGCTATCTAAGATAGACTGGTTGAAGTTGAACCCGTTGAGGTTGAATCCCATGGTGGAGACCCCCACAGCAGTGAACCAGATCCC
The Geminocystis sp. M7585_C2015_104 genome window above contains:
- a CDS encoding photosystem II q(b) protein, producing GIWFTAVGVSTMGFNLNGFNFNQSILDSQGRVIGTWADVLNRAKMGIEVMEELNAHNFPLDLASAEPVSAPVING